The Microcebus murinus isolate Inina chromosome 4, M.murinus_Inina_mat1.0, whole genome shotgun sequence genome has a segment encoding these proteins:
- the LOC142870528 gene encoding olfactory receptor 5D13-like, translating into MLSPEGNQSLGATFTLLGFSEYADLQVPLFLVFLTIYTVTVLGNLGMILIIRINPKLHTPMYFFLSHLSFVDFCYSTTVTPKLLENLVVEDRTISFTGCIMQFSFACIFVVAETFMLAVMAYDRFVAVCNPLLYTVVMSPKLCALLVAGPYAWGIICSLTLTYFVLALSFCGSNILNNFVCEYSAIASVSCSDPYISQVLCFVLAMFDEVSSLGIILTTYIFIFVTILKMPSAGGCQKAFSTCASHLTAITIFHGTVLFLYCVPNSKNSWLIIKVGSVFYTVVIPMLNPLIYSLRNKDVKDSVRKLMNHLTKFC; encoded by the coding sequence aTGTTGTCACCAGAAGGAAATCAGAGTTTGGGAGCCACATTTACCCTCTTGGGCTTCTCAGAGTATGCAGATCTCCAGGTGCCCCTGTTCCTGGTGTTCCTGACCATCTACACGGTCACTGTGCTGGGGAACCTGGGCATGATCCTGATCATCAGGATCAACCCCAAACTGCACACGcccatgtactttttcctcaGCCACTTGTCCTTTGTCGATTTCTGTTATTCCACCACAGTGACACCCAAACTGCTGGAGAACTTGGTTGTGGAGGACAGGACCATCTCCTTCACAGGATGCATCATGCAGTTCTCCTTTGCCTGCATCTTCGTGGTGGCAGAAACGTTCATGTTGGCAGTGATGGCCTATGACCGATTCGTGGCAGTTTGTAACCCTCTGCTCTACACGGTTGTCATGTCCCCAAAACTCTGTGCATTGTTAGTGGCTGGGCCCTATGCATGGGGTATAATCTGTTCTCTGACACTCACCTATTTTGTCTTGGCATTATCCTTCTGTGGTTCTAACATCCTCAATAATTTTGTCTGTGAGTATTCTGCCATTGCTTCTGTCTCCTGCTCTGATCCCTACATTAGCCAAGTGCTTTGCTTTGTCCTTGCCATGTTCGATGAGGTGAGCAGCCTGGGAATCATCCTCACTACCTACATTTTCATCTTTGTCACTATCCTAAAAATGCCTTCTGCTGGTGGGTGCCAAAAAGCTTTCTCTACCTGTGCCTCCCACCTGACAGCCATCACCATTTTCCATGGGACTGTCCTGTTCCTTTATTGTGTACCCAACTCTAAAAACTCATGGCTCATAATCAAAGTAGGTTCTGTATTTTACACAGTGGTCATCCCCATGCTGAATCCTTTGATCTACAGCCTAAGGAACAAAGATGTAAAAGACAGTGTCAGGAAGTTAATGAATCACCTAACAAAATTTTGTTGA